A single window of Synechococcus sp. CBW1004 DNA harbors:
- a CDS encoding IS630 family transposase has protein sequence MPSGRPMAPLELSADEASQLQSLAGSRSLPHSIVQRAQIVLACAAGDTNTSVAKRFGVRSATVGKWRQRYLDLGIEGLHDELRSGRPRTYEDDTVAEVINRALQSKPTDGSTHWSARTLAAETGISKSTVHRWLQTFSLQPHRQKSFKLSTDPFFVEKVRDIVGLYLNPPDKAMVLCVDEKTQIQALDRTQPLLPMGLGYVEGVTHDYIRHGTTTLFAALDVATGEVITQCKPRHRHQEFLGFLRQIEKSVPEDLDLHLIVDNYCTHKHAKVRAWLAQRPRFHVHYTPTYASWLNQVERWFGLITQRAIRRGSFSSVKELIARIEQFVAAYNTTKAPFNWTATADSILEKLQRLCAQISGTAH, from the coding sequence ATGCCAAGCGGGCGCCCCATGGCTCCTCTGGAGCTGTCGGCTGATGAGGCCAGCCAGCTCCAGAGCCTGGCTGGATCAAGGTCCTTGCCCCATTCGATCGTTCAGCGGGCGCAGATCGTCCTGGCCTGCGCAGCTGGTGACACCAACACCTCAGTTGCCAAGCGATTTGGCGTTCGCAGCGCAACGGTGGGCAAATGGCGGCAGCGCTACCTCGATCTGGGGATCGAGGGGCTGCACGACGAGCTCCGTTCAGGCCGCCCGCGGACCTATGAGGACGACACGGTGGCGGAGGTGATCAACCGAGCCCTGCAGAGCAAGCCAACCGATGGCAGCACGCACTGGAGCGCTCGGACTTTGGCCGCAGAAACAGGGATCTCCAAGTCCACGGTTCACCGCTGGCTGCAGACCTTCTCGCTCCAGCCCCACCGGCAGAAATCGTTCAAGCTCTCCACCGATCCGTTCTTTGTGGAGAAGGTTCGGGACATCGTTGGCCTGTACCTGAACCCGCCCGACAAGGCGATGGTGCTCTGCGTCGACGAGAAGACGCAGATCCAGGCCCTCGACCGCACCCAACCGCTGCTGCCCATGGGGCTGGGCTACGTGGAGGGTGTGACGCATGACTACATCCGCCACGGCACCACGACCCTGTTTGCCGCGCTGGACGTGGCGACCGGTGAGGTAATCACTCAGTGCAAACCCCGGCACCGCCACCAGGAGTTCCTGGGGTTCCTCAGGCAGATCGAGAAGTCCGTCCCCGAGGATCTGGACCTGCACTTGATCGTGGACAACTACTGCACCCACAAGCACGCCAAGGTGCGTGCCTGGCTGGCCCAGCGTCCCCGTTTCCACGTCCACTACACCCCCACCTACGCCTCCTGGCTCAACCAGGTGGAGCGCTGGTTTGGACTGATCACCCAGCGGGCAATCCGGCGCGGCAGCTTCTCCAGCGTCAAAGAGCTGATCGCCAGGATCGAGCAGTTTGTGGCCGCCTACAACACGACCAAGGCCCCGTTCAACTGGACGGCGACAGCTGACTCAATCCTGGAGAAGCTCCAGCGGCTTTGTGCGCAAATCTCTGGGACGGCACACTAG